Proteins from a single region of Salvelinus sp. IW2-2015 linkage group LG4p, ASM291031v2, whole genome shotgun sequence:
- the LOC111960671 gene encoding cilia- and flagella-associated protein 45 → MPQSIGSSSRLSGSSRSRRYRTRALTSHVDESLFGTQKQALSACNVKDTERGGRFGPRGQSRSAPSQKTQKLETVRIITKDLIRDLKIPSKDPSGLSVILRPTDIERIATASLVSTKEEREFTLESQRREREAAMDAAEDRKAHIRQADLSRQKNQGLSELEAEAKERAQYLLERANAMRMEQEDEVKKLNELILGARCHAVRDAQILERQQILAELQEEERRLDAMMEVDRRRALEAQEQIEELRKHQRIQGKQLIINQIEERLEDRMLQNEMKEQEGQQMLENLEKMQMEELEALERKKEEQQRLQQEILRINEDSLLAKERBKEEERLADLRAMEYTHKKMEREAEYEAEQRRIKREKEKDVARLRALQEREKDHKAEQDEFRARRNQEGAERDWRRKEKEQLKKKVDVEERLKAARLEQVTHKEHLLSIEAGRERAEFDRVLRAQQVSICKEKDKEEKHRIKVLRHADGVRQQVREREMQAIALRREVYKEGDRLDEEARHRRIRLDEIKEKKLRELKAAGLPEKYCNEVERRVHALPALAH, encoded by the exons ATG CCACAGAGTATAGGGTCTTCATCTAGGCTCTCTGGTAGCTCCCGTTCACGTCGCTATCGCACCCGTGCACTCACCTCTCATGTGGATGAGAGCCTCTTTGGAACCCAAAAACAG GCTCTGTCAGCCTGCAATGTCAAGGACACTGAGAGGGGTGGCCGGTTTGGACCCAGGGGCCAGTCCAGGTCTGCTCCAAGTCAGAAGACTCAGAAACTAGAGACAGTTCGCATCATCACAAAGGACCTCATCCGAGACCTGAA GATCCCAAGTAAGGATCCGTCTGGGTTGTCTGTCATCCTCCGCCCAACTGATATCGAGCGGATAGCAACAGCTTCTCTGGTTTCAACCAAGGAGGAGCGGGAGTTCACGTTGGAAtcccagaggagggagagagaagcagctaTG GATGCTGCTGAGGATAGGAAGGCCCATATCCGCCAGGCTGACCTATCTCGTCAAAAGAACCAGGGCCTAAGTGAACTGGAGGCCGAGGCCAAGGAAAGAGCTCAGTACCTGCTGGAGAGGGCCAACGCCATGAGGATGGAGCAGGAGGACGAGGTCAAGAAACTCAATGAG TTGATCCTGGGTGCCCGGTGCCACGCGGTGAGGGATGCCCAGATCCTGGAGAGGCAGCAGATCCTGGCTGAgctacaggaggaggagaggcggcTGGATGCCATGATGGAGGTGGACCGCAGGAGAGCCCTGGAGGCCCAGGAGCAAATCGAAGAGCTGCGCAAACACCAGAGGATCCA GGGAAAGCAGCTGATTATAAACCAGATTGAGGAGCGTCTGGAGGACAGGATGCTGCAGAATGAGATGAAGGAGCAGGAGGGCCAGCAGATGCTGGAGAACCTGGAGAAGATGCAGATGGAGGAGCTGGAG gctctggagaggaagaaggaggagcagCAGCGTCTGCAGCAGGAGATCCTCCGTATCAACGAGGACAGCCTGCTGGCCAAGGAGCGCRacaaagaggaggagagactggcCGACCTCCGGGCTATGGAGTACACCCACAAGAAAATG GAGCGGGAGGCTGAGTACGAGGCTGAACAGAGACGCatcaagagagagaaggagaaggacgtGGCCAGACTGCGAGCCctacaggagagagaaaaagaccaCAAGGCAGAGCAG GATGAGTTTCGAGCCAGGAGGAaccaggagggagcagagagggattggaggagaaaagagaaggagcAGCTCAAAAAGAAGGTGGATGTTGAGGAGAGGTTGAAGGCAGCTCGCTTGGAGCAGGTCACACATAAGGAGCACCTCCTATCCATCGAGGCTGGGCGAGAGAGGGCTGAGTTTGACAGGGTTTTGAG GGCCCAGCAGGTATCCATCTGTAAGGAGAAGGACAAGGAGGAGAAACACAGGATCAAGGTGTTGCGCCACGCTGACGGGGTGCGCCAGCAGGTGAGGGAGCGGGAGATGCAGGCCATCGCCCTGCGCAGGGAGGTCTACAAAGAGGGAGACCGGCTGGATGAGGAGGCCCGCCATCGCCGCATCCGCCTTGATGAGATCAAGGAGAAGAAGCTCAGGGAGCTCAA GGCTGCTGGACTTCCAGAGAAGTATTGCAATGAAGTGGAGAGACGGGTGCATGCTCTCCCTGCTCTGGCTCACTAG